In Etheostoma spectabile isolate EspeVRDwgs_2016 chromosome 20, UIUC_Espe_1.0, whole genome shotgun sequence, the following are encoded in one genomic region:
- the kdm1a gene encoding lysine-specific histone demethylase 1A isoform X2 produces the protein MDITRCTEKWVKQEKERPPQSSIMLSSKKSDAGSSSSSSSSSAGAAGGDRAPVSDAQTGPSASVAGPLDVKKKERSSPSGELGGAPLPHQAGPGGADQDSAEVRRTSRRKRAKVEYREMDESLANLSEDEYYSEEERNAKAEKERKQVIPPPPPPPEEENDSEPEEPSGVEGAAFQSRLPHDRMTSQEAACFPDIISGPQQTQKVFLYIRNRTLQLWLDNPKIQLTFEATAQQLEAPYNSDAVLVHRIHSYLERHGLINFGIYKRVKPLPTKKTGKVIVIGGGVSGLAAARQLQSFGMDVTVLEARDRVGGRVATFRKGNYVADLGAMVVTGLGGNPMAVISKQVNMELAKIKQKCPLYEANGQAGERCTSVPKEKDEMVEQEFNRLLEATSFLSHQLDFNFLNNKPVSLGQALEVVIQLQEKHVKDEQIEHWKKIVKTQEDLRDLLNKMVTTKERVKELHQQYKEASEVKPPRDITAEFLVKSKHRDLTALCKEYDELVEMQVKLEEKLQELEANPPSDVYLSSRDRQILDWHFANLEFANATPLSTLSLKHWDQDDDFEFTGSHLTVRNGYSCVPVALAEGLDIKLNTAVRQVRYTASGCEVIAVNTRSTTQTFIYKCDAVLCTLPLGVLKQQPPAVQFVPPLPEWKTSAIQRMGFGNLNKVVLCFDRVFWDPSVNLFGHVGSTTASRGELFLFWNLYKAPILLALMAGEAAGIMENISDDVIVGRCLAILKGIFGSSAVPQPKETVVTRWRADPWARGSYSYVAAGSSGNDYDLMAQPITPGPAIPGASQPVPRLFFSGEHTIRNYPATVHGALLSGLREAGRIADQFLGAMYTLPRQATPTAASNPQQAQPTPSV, from the exons ATGGATATTACCAGGTGCACGGAGAAATGGGTAAAACAAGAAAAG GAGAGGCCTCCACAATCCTCCATAATGCTGTCTAGCAAGAAGTCAGATGCTGgctcatcatcctcctcctcttcatcttctgccGGAGCAGCGGGAGGGGATAGGGCCCCGGTTTCTGATGCCCAGACTGGTCCTTCGGCCTCAGTGGCAGGCCCTTTGGATGTAAAGAAAAAGGAGAGGTCATCCCCTAGTGGGGAACTTGGAGGGGCTCCTTTGCCTCACCAAGCAGGCCCGGGAGGGGCAGACCAAGACTCAGCTGAAGTTCGCAGAACAAGTCGTCGTAAGCGAGCAAAA GTGGAGTACCGCGAGATGGACGAGAGCCTGGCTAATCTGTCGGAGGACGAATATTActctgaggaggagaggaatgccaaggcagagaaagagaggaagcagGTCAtccctccaccacctccaccaccagAAGAAGAGAATGACAGTGAACCAGAGGAGCCATCTG GCGTAGAAGGAGCTGCTTTCCAGAGTCGTCTTCCTCATGACCGTATGACATCCCAGGAGGCCGCCTGCTTCCCTGACATCATCAGCGGTCCCCAGCAGACTCAGAAGGTTTTCCTCTACATCCGCAACCGTACG CTCCAATTGTGGCTGGACAACCCTAAAATCCAGCTGACCTTTGAGGCCACAGCACAGCAGCTTGAAGCTCCATACAACA gTGATGCTGTGCTAGTCCACAGAATACACAGCTACTTAGAAAGGCATGGTCTCATTAACTTTGGCATTTACAAGAGGGTCAAGCCTTTGCCAA CTAAGAAGACTGGGAAGGTTATAGTCATTGGTGGAGGTGTGTCTGGCCTAGCTGCAGCCAGGCAGCTGCAGAGCTTCGGGATGGATGTTACAGTATTGGAAGCCAGG GACCGTGTTGGAGGCAGAGTTGCCACATTTAGAAAAGGCAACTATGTTGCTGATCTGGGAGCCATGGTGGTGACAGGGCTAG GAGGGAATCCCATGGCAGTAATCAGCAAGCAGGTTAACATGGAGCTGGCCAAGATCAAACAGAAGTGTCCACTGTATGAAGCCAATGGTCAGGCA GGTGAACGGTGCACCAGT gtgccaaaagaaaaagatgagatGGTGGAGCAAGAGTTCAACAGATTGCTGGAGGCCACCTCCTTCCTCAGTCACCAGCTGGACTTTAACTTCCTGAACAACAAACCTGTTTCTCTGGGACAGGCGCTGGAGGTGGTCATACA gcttcAGGAGAAGCATGTAAAAGATGAGCAGATAGAACACTGGAAGAAAATTGTAAAGACTCAGGAAGATCTGCGAGATCTTCTCAACAAG ATGGTGACCACTAAGGAACGGGTGAAGGAGCTCCATCAGCAGTATAAAGAGGCCAGCGAAGTCAAACCACCCAGAGATATCACAGCTGAGTTCCTTGTGAAGAGCAAGCACCGTGACCTCACAGCGCTCTGCAAA GAGTATGATGAGTTGGTGGAGATGCAGGTCAAGCTGGAGGAGAAGCTGCAAGAGCTGGAGGCAAATCCACCCAG TGATGTTTACCTGTCATCCAGGGATCGGCAGATCCTCGACTGGCACTTTGCCAACTTGGAGTTTGCCAACGCTACGCCTCTTTCCACCCTTTCGCTCAAGCATTGGGATCAG GATGATGACTTTGAGTTCACTGGCAGCCACCTGACAGTAAGGAATGGTTACTCTTGTGTTCCCGTGGCCCTGGCTGAAGGCTTGGACATCAAACTAAACACAGCAGTGCGGCAGGTCCGATATACAGCCTCTG GCTGTGAGGTGATAGCCGTCAACACTCGCTCCACCACTCAGACTTTCATATACAAGTGTGATGCTGTGCTGTGCACCTTGCCTCTCGGCGTGTTGAAGCAGCAACCCCCTGCTGTGCAGTTTGTTCCCCCACTGCCTGAGTGGAAAACGTCGGCTATACAGAGGATGGGCTTTGGCAACCTCAATAAG GTGGTGTTGTGTTTTGACCGAGTGTTCTGGGATCCCAGCGTCAACCTGTTTGGTCATGTCGGCTCCACCACGGCAAGTCGGGGCGAACTCTTCCTCTTCTGGAACCTCTACAAAG CCCCAATCCTGCTGGCTCTGATGGCCGGTGAGGCCGCTGGCATCATGGAGAACATCAGTGATGACGTGATTGTGGGACGCTGCCTGGCCATTCTCAAAGGAATATTCGGAAGCAGCGCTGTACCTCAG CCAAAGGAAACTGTGGTCACTCGTTGGCGTGCAGACCCCTGGGCCCGGGGCTCCTACTCGTACGTCGCAGCAGGTTCTTCGGGTAACGACTATGACCTTATGGCACAACCCATCACACCTGGCCCTGCTATACCAGGAGCCTCACAG CCTGTCCCTCGTCTGTTCTTTTCGGGGGAGCACACAATCAGGAATTACCCCGCTACAGTTCACGGTGCCCTGCTCAGCGGGCTCCGTGAGGCAGGACGCATTGCAGATCAGTTCCTGGGTGCCATGTACACACTTCCCCGACAGGCCACTCCCACAGCTGCCAGCAACCCTCAGCAGGCTCAGCCCACTCCCAGTGTCTGA
- the kdm1a gene encoding lysine-specific histone demethylase 1A isoform X3 has product MDITRCTEKWERPPQSSIMLSSKKSDAGSSSSSSSSSAGAAGGDRAPVSDAQTGPSASVAGPLDVKKKERSSPSGELGGAPLPHQAGPGGADQDSAEVRRTSRRKRAKQVEYREMDESLANLSEDEYYSEEERNAKAEKERKQVIPPPPPPPEEENDSEPEEPSGVEGAAFQSRLPHDRMTSQEAACFPDIISGPQQTQKVFLYIRNRTLQLWLDNPKIQLTFEATAQQLEAPYNSDAVLVHRIHSYLERHGLINFGIYKRVKPLPTKKTGKVIVIGGGVSGLAAARQLQSFGMDVTVLEARDRVGGRVATFRKGNYVADLGAMVVTGLGGNPMAVISKQVNMELAKIKQKCPLYEANGQAGERCTSVPKEKDEMVEQEFNRLLEATSFLSHQLDFNFLNNKPVSLGQALEVVIQLQEKHVKDEQIEHWKKIVKTQEDLRDLLNKMVTTKERVKELHQQYKEASEVKPPRDITAEFLVKSKHRDLTALCKEYDELVEMQVKLEEKLQELEANPPSDVYLSSRDRQILDWHFANLEFANATPLSTLSLKHWDQDDDFEFTGSHLTVRNGYSCVPVALAEGLDIKLNTAVRQVRYTASGCEVIAVNTRSTTQTFIYKCDAVLCTLPLGVLKQQPPAVQFVPPLPEWKTSAIQRMGFGNLNKVVLCFDRVFWDPSVNLFGHVGSTTASRGELFLFWNLYKAPILLALMAGEAAGIMENISDDVIVGRCLAILKGIFGSSAVPQPKETVVTRWRADPWARGSYSYVAAGSSGNDYDLMAQPITPGPAIPGASQPVPRLFFSGEHTIRNYPATVHGALLSGLREAGRIADQFLGAMYTLPRQATPTAASNPQQAQPTPSV; this is encoded by the exons ATGGATATTACCAGGTGCACGGAGAAATGG GAGAGGCCTCCACAATCCTCCATAATGCTGTCTAGCAAGAAGTCAGATGCTGgctcatcatcctcctcctcttcatcttctgccGGAGCAGCGGGAGGGGATAGGGCCCCGGTTTCTGATGCCCAGACTGGTCCTTCGGCCTCAGTGGCAGGCCCTTTGGATGTAAAGAAAAAGGAGAGGTCATCCCCTAGTGGGGAACTTGGAGGGGCTCCTTTGCCTCACCAAGCAGGCCCGGGAGGGGCAGACCAAGACTCAGCTGAAGTTCGCAGAACAAGTCGTCGTAAGCGAGCAAAA CAGGTGGAGTACCGCGAGATGGACGAGAGCCTGGCTAATCTGTCGGAGGACGAATATTActctgaggaggagaggaatgccaaggcagagaaagagaggaagcagGTCAtccctccaccacctccaccaccagAAGAAGAGAATGACAGTGAACCAGAGGAGCCATCTG GCGTAGAAGGAGCTGCTTTCCAGAGTCGTCTTCCTCATGACCGTATGACATCCCAGGAGGCCGCCTGCTTCCCTGACATCATCAGCGGTCCCCAGCAGACTCAGAAGGTTTTCCTCTACATCCGCAACCGTACG CTCCAATTGTGGCTGGACAACCCTAAAATCCAGCTGACCTTTGAGGCCACAGCACAGCAGCTTGAAGCTCCATACAACA gTGATGCTGTGCTAGTCCACAGAATACACAGCTACTTAGAAAGGCATGGTCTCATTAACTTTGGCATTTACAAGAGGGTCAAGCCTTTGCCAA CTAAGAAGACTGGGAAGGTTATAGTCATTGGTGGAGGTGTGTCTGGCCTAGCTGCAGCCAGGCAGCTGCAGAGCTTCGGGATGGATGTTACAGTATTGGAAGCCAGG GACCGTGTTGGAGGCAGAGTTGCCACATTTAGAAAAGGCAACTATGTTGCTGATCTGGGAGCCATGGTGGTGACAGGGCTAG GAGGGAATCCCATGGCAGTAATCAGCAAGCAGGTTAACATGGAGCTGGCCAAGATCAAACAGAAGTGTCCACTGTATGAAGCCAATGGTCAGGCA GGTGAACGGTGCACCAGT gtgccaaaagaaaaagatgagatGGTGGAGCAAGAGTTCAACAGATTGCTGGAGGCCACCTCCTTCCTCAGTCACCAGCTGGACTTTAACTTCCTGAACAACAAACCTGTTTCTCTGGGACAGGCGCTGGAGGTGGTCATACA gcttcAGGAGAAGCATGTAAAAGATGAGCAGATAGAACACTGGAAGAAAATTGTAAAGACTCAGGAAGATCTGCGAGATCTTCTCAACAAG ATGGTGACCACTAAGGAACGGGTGAAGGAGCTCCATCAGCAGTATAAAGAGGCCAGCGAAGTCAAACCACCCAGAGATATCACAGCTGAGTTCCTTGTGAAGAGCAAGCACCGTGACCTCACAGCGCTCTGCAAA GAGTATGATGAGTTGGTGGAGATGCAGGTCAAGCTGGAGGAGAAGCTGCAAGAGCTGGAGGCAAATCCACCCAG TGATGTTTACCTGTCATCCAGGGATCGGCAGATCCTCGACTGGCACTTTGCCAACTTGGAGTTTGCCAACGCTACGCCTCTTTCCACCCTTTCGCTCAAGCATTGGGATCAG GATGATGACTTTGAGTTCACTGGCAGCCACCTGACAGTAAGGAATGGTTACTCTTGTGTTCCCGTGGCCCTGGCTGAAGGCTTGGACATCAAACTAAACACAGCAGTGCGGCAGGTCCGATATACAGCCTCTG GCTGTGAGGTGATAGCCGTCAACACTCGCTCCACCACTCAGACTTTCATATACAAGTGTGATGCTGTGCTGTGCACCTTGCCTCTCGGCGTGTTGAAGCAGCAACCCCCTGCTGTGCAGTTTGTTCCCCCACTGCCTGAGTGGAAAACGTCGGCTATACAGAGGATGGGCTTTGGCAACCTCAATAAG GTGGTGTTGTGTTTTGACCGAGTGTTCTGGGATCCCAGCGTCAACCTGTTTGGTCATGTCGGCTCCACCACGGCAAGTCGGGGCGAACTCTTCCTCTTCTGGAACCTCTACAAAG CCCCAATCCTGCTGGCTCTGATGGCCGGTGAGGCCGCTGGCATCATGGAGAACATCAGTGATGACGTGATTGTGGGACGCTGCCTGGCCATTCTCAAAGGAATATTCGGAAGCAGCGCTGTACCTCAG CCAAAGGAAACTGTGGTCACTCGTTGGCGTGCAGACCCCTGGGCCCGGGGCTCCTACTCGTACGTCGCAGCAGGTTCTTCGGGTAACGACTATGACCTTATGGCACAACCCATCACACCTGGCCCTGCTATACCAGGAGCCTCACAG CCTGTCCCTCGTCTGTTCTTTTCGGGGGAGCACACAATCAGGAATTACCCCGCTACAGTTCACGGTGCCCTGCTCAGCGGGCTCCGTGAGGCAGGACGCATTGCAGATCAGTTCCTGGGTGCCATGTACACACTTCCCCGACAGGCCACTCCCACAGCTGCCAGCAACCCTCAGCAGGCTCAGCCCACTCCCAGTGTCTGA
- the kdm1a gene encoding lysine-specific histone demethylase 1A isoform X1, which translates to MDITRCTEKWVKQEKERPPQSSIMLSSKKSDAGSSSSSSSSSAGAAGGDRAPVSDAQTGPSASVAGPLDVKKKERSSPSGELGGAPLPHQAGPGGADQDSAEVRRTSRRKRAKQVEYREMDESLANLSEDEYYSEEERNAKAEKERKQVIPPPPPPPEEENDSEPEEPSGVEGAAFQSRLPHDRMTSQEAACFPDIISGPQQTQKVFLYIRNRTLQLWLDNPKIQLTFEATAQQLEAPYNSDAVLVHRIHSYLERHGLINFGIYKRVKPLPTKKTGKVIVIGGGVSGLAAARQLQSFGMDVTVLEARDRVGGRVATFRKGNYVADLGAMVVTGLGGNPMAVISKQVNMELAKIKQKCPLYEANGQAGERCTSVPKEKDEMVEQEFNRLLEATSFLSHQLDFNFLNNKPVSLGQALEVVIQLQEKHVKDEQIEHWKKIVKTQEDLRDLLNKMVTTKERVKELHQQYKEASEVKPPRDITAEFLVKSKHRDLTALCKEYDELVEMQVKLEEKLQELEANPPSDVYLSSRDRQILDWHFANLEFANATPLSTLSLKHWDQDDDFEFTGSHLTVRNGYSCVPVALAEGLDIKLNTAVRQVRYTASGCEVIAVNTRSTTQTFIYKCDAVLCTLPLGVLKQQPPAVQFVPPLPEWKTSAIQRMGFGNLNKVVLCFDRVFWDPSVNLFGHVGSTTASRGELFLFWNLYKAPILLALMAGEAAGIMENISDDVIVGRCLAILKGIFGSSAVPQPKETVVTRWRADPWARGSYSYVAAGSSGNDYDLMAQPITPGPAIPGASQPVPRLFFSGEHTIRNYPATVHGALLSGLREAGRIADQFLGAMYTLPRQATPTAASNPQQAQPTPSV; encoded by the exons ATGGATATTACCAGGTGCACGGAGAAATGGGTAAAACAAGAAAAG GAGAGGCCTCCACAATCCTCCATAATGCTGTCTAGCAAGAAGTCAGATGCTGgctcatcatcctcctcctcttcatcttctgccGGAGCAGCGGGAGGGGATAGGGCCCCGGTTTCTGATGCCCAGACTGGTCCTTCGGCCTCAGTGGCAGGCCCTTTGGATGTAAAGAAAAAGGAGAGGTCATCCCCTAGTGGGGAACTTGGAGGGGCTCCTTTGCCTCACCAAGCAGGCCCGGGAGGGGCAGACCAAGACTCAGCTGAAGTTCGCAGAACAAGTCGTCGTAAGCGAGCAAAA CAGGTGGAGTACCGCGAGATGGACGAGAGCCTGGCTAATCTGTCGGAGGACGAATATTActctgaggaggagaggaatgccaaggcagagaaagagaggaagcagGTCAtccctccaccacctccaccaccagAAGAAGAGAATGACAGTGAACCAGAGGAGCCATCTG GCGTAGAAGGAGCTGCTTTCCAGAGTCGTCTTCCTCATGACCGTATGACATCCCAGGAGGCCGCCTGCTTCCCTGACATCATCAGCGGTCCCCAGCAGACTCAGAAGGTTTTCCTCTACATCCGCAACCGTACG CTCCAATTGTGGCTGGACAACCCTAAAATCCAGCTGACCTTTGAGGCCACAGCACAGCAGCTTGAAGCTCCATACAACA gTGATGCTGTGCTAGTCCACAGAATACACAGCTACTTAGAAAGGCATGGTCTCATTAACTTTGGCATTTACAAGAGGGTCAAGCCTTTGCCAA CTAAGAAGACTGGGAAGGTTATAGTCATTGGTGGAGGTGTGTCTGGCCTAGCTGCAGCCAGGCAGCTGCAGAGCTTCGGGATGGATGTTACAGTATTGGAAGCCAGG GACCGTGTTGGAGGCAGAGTTGCCACATTTAGAAAAGGCAACTATGTTGCTGATCTGGGAGCCATGGTGGTGACAGGGCTAG GAGGGAATCCCATGGCAGTAATCAGCAAGCAGGTTAACATGGAGCTGGCCAAGATCAAACAGAAGTGTCCACTGTATGAAGCCAATGGTCAGGCA GGTGAACGGTGCACCAGT gtgccaaaagaaaaagatgagatGGTGGAGCAAGAGTTCAACAGATTGCTGGAGGCCACCTCCTTCCTCAGTCACCAGCTGGACTTTAACTTCCTGAACAACAAACCTGTTTCTCTGGGACAGGCGCTGGAGGTGGTCATACA gcttcAGGAGAAGCATGTAAAAGATGAGCAGATAGAACACTGGAAGAAAATTGTAAAGACTCAGGAAGATCTGCGAGATCTTCTCAACAAG ATGGTGACCACTAAGGAACGGGTGAAGGAGCTCCATCAGCAGTATAAAGAGGCCAGCGAAGTCAAACCACCCAGAGATATCACAGCTGAGTTCCTTGTGAAGAGCAAGCACCGTGACCTCACAGCGCTCTGCAAA GAGTATGATGAGTTGGTGGAGATGCAGGTCAAGCTGGAGGAGAAGCTGCAAGAGCTGGAGGCAAATCCACCCAG TGATGTTTACCTGTCATCCAGGGATCGGCAGATCCTCGACTGGCACTTTGCCAACTTGGAGTTTGCCAACGCTACGCCTCTTTCCACCCTTTCGCTCAAGCATTGGGATCAG GATGATGACTTTGAGTTCACTGGCAGCCACCTGACAGTAAGGAATGGTTACTCTTGTGTTCCCGTGGCCCTGGCTGAAGGCTTGGACATCAAACTAAACACAGCAGTGCGGCAGGTCCGATATACAGCCTCTG GCTGTGAGGTGATAGCCGTCAACACTCGCTCCACCACTCAGACTTTCATATACAAGTGTGATGCTGTGCTGTGCACCTTGCCTCTCGGCGTGTTGAAGCAGCAACCCCCTGCTGTGCAGTTTGTTCCCCCACTGCCTGAGTGGAAAACGTCGGCTATACAGAGGATGGGCTTTGGCAACCTCAATAAG GTGGTGTTGTGTTTTGACCGAGTGTTCTGGGATCCCAGCGTCAACCTGTTTGGTCATGTCGGCTCCACCACGGCAAGTCGGGGCGAACTCTTCCTCTTCTGGAACCTCTACAAAG CCCCAATCCTGCTGGCTCTGATGGCCGGTGAGGCCGCTGGCATCATGGAGAACATCAGTGATGACGTGATTGTGGGACGCTGCCTGGCCATTCTCAAAGGAATATTCGGAAGCAGCGCTGTACCTCAG CCAAAGGAAACTGTGGTCACTCGTTGGCGTGCAGACCCCTGGGCCCGGGGCTCCTACTCGTACGTCGCAGCAGGTTCTTCGGGTAACGACTATGACCTTATGGCACAACCCATCACACCTGGCCCTGCTATACCAGGAGCCTCACAG CCTGTCCCTCGTCTGTTCTTTTCGGGGGAGCACACAATCAGGAATTACCCCGCTACAGTTCACGGTGCCCTGCTCAGCGGGCTCCGTGAGGCAGGACGCATTGCAGATCAGTTCCTGGGTGCCATGTACACACTTCCCCGACAGGCCACTCCCACAGCTGCCAGCAACCCTCAGCAGGCTCAGCCCACTCCCAGTGTCTGA
- the kdm1a gene encoding lysine-specific histone demethylase 1A isoform X4 yields the protein MLSSKKSDAGSSSSSSSSSAGAAGGDRAPVSDAQTGPSASVAGPLDVKKKERSSPSGELGGAPLPHQAGPGGADQDSAEVRRTSRRKRAKQVEYREMDESLANLSEDEYYSEEERNAKAEKERKQVIPPPPPPPEEENDSEPEEPSGVEGAAFQSRLPHDRMTSQEAACFPDIISGPQQTQKVFLYIRNRTLQLWLDNPKIQLTFEATAQQLEAPYNSDAVLVHRIHSYLERHGLINFGIYKRVKPLPTKKTGKVIVIGGGVSGLAAARQLQSFGMDVTVLEARDRVGGRVATFRKGNYVADLGAMVVTGLGGNPMAVISKQVNMELAKIKQKCPLYEANGQAGERCTSVPKEKDEMVEQEFNRLLEATSFLSHQLDFNFLNNKPVSLGQALEVVIQLQEKHVKDEQIEHWKKIVKTQEDLRDLLNKMVTTKERVKELHQQYKEASEVKPPRDITAEFLVKSKHRDLTALCKEYDELVEMQVKLEEKLQELEANPPSDVYLSSRDRQILDWHFANLEFANATPLSTLSLKHWDQDDDFEFTGSHLTVRNGYSCVPVALAEGLDIKLNTAVRQVRYTASGCEVIAVNTRSTTQTFIYKCDAVLCTLPLGVLKQQPPAVQFVPPLPEWKTSAIQRMGFGNLNKVVLCFDRVFWDPSVNLFGHVGSTTASRGELFLFWNLYKAPILLALMAGEAAGIMENISDDVIVGRCLAILKGIFGSSAVPQPKETVVTRWRADPWARGSYSYVAAGSSGNDYDLMAQPITPGPAIPGASQPVPRLFFSGEHTIRNYPATVHGALLSGLREAGRIADQFLGAMYTLPRQATPTAASNPQQAQPTPSV from the exons ATGCTGTCTAGCAAGAAGTCAGATGCTGgctcatcatcctcctcctcttcatcttctgccGGAGCAGCGGGAGGGGATAGGGCCCCGGTTTCTGATGCCCAGACTGGTCCTTCGGCCTCAGTGGCAGGCCCTTTGGATGTAAAGAAAAAGGAGAGGTCATCCCCTAGTGGGGAACTTGGAGGGGCTCCTTTGCCTCACCAAGCAGGCCCGGGAGGGGCAGACCAAGACTCAGCTGAAGTTCGCAGAACAAGTCGTCGTAAGCGAGCAAAA CAGGTGGAGTACCGCGAGATGGACGAGAGCCTGGCTAATCTGTCGGAGGACGAATATTActctgaggaggagaggaatgccaaggcagagaaagagaggaagcagGTCAtccctccaccacctccaccaccagAAGAAGAGAATGACAGTGAACCAGAGGAGCCATCTG GCGTAGAAGGAGCTGCTTTCCAGAGTCGTCTTCCTCATGACCGTATGACATCCCAGGAGGCCGCCTGCTTCCCTGACATCATCAGCGGTCCCCAGCAGACTCAGAAGGTTTTCCTCTACATCCGCAACCGTACG CTCCAATTGTGGCTGGACAACCCTAAAATCCAGCTGACCTTTGAGGCCACAGCACAGCAGCTTGAAGCTCCATACAACA gTGATGCTGTGCTAGTCCACAGAATACACAGCTACTTAGAAAGGCATGGTCTCATTAACTTTGGCATTTACAAGAGGGTCAAGCCTTTGCCAA CTAAGAAGACTGGGAAGGTTATAGTCATTGGTGGAGGTGTGTCTGGCCTAGCTGCAGCCAGGCAGCTGCAGAGCTTCGGGATGGATGTTACAGTATTGGAAGCCAGG GACCGTGTTGGAGGCAGAGTTGCCACATTTAGAAAAGGCAACTATGTTGCTGATCTGGGAGCCATGGTGGTGACAGGGCTAG GAGGGAATCCCATGGCAGTAATCAGCAAGCAGGTTAACATGGAGCTGGCCAAGATCAAACAGAAGTGTCCACTGTATGAAGCCAATGGTCAGGCA GGTGAACGGTGCACCAGT gtgccaaaagaaaaagatgagatGGTGGAGCAAGAGTTCAACAGATTGCTGGAGGCCACCTCCTTCCTCAGTCACCAGCTGGACTTTAACTTCCTGAACAACAAACCTGTTTCTCTGGGACAGGCGCTGGAGGTGGTCATACA gcttcAGGAGAAGCATGTAAAAGATGAGCAGATAGAACACTGGAAGAAAATTGTAAAGACTCAGGAAGATCTGCGAGATCTTCTCAACAAG ATGGTGACCACTAAGGAACGGGTGAAGGAGCTCCATCAGCAGTATAAAGAGGCCAGCGAAGTCAAACCACCCAGAGATATCACAGCTGAGTTCCTTGTGAAGAGCAAGCACCGTGACCTCACAGCGCTCTGCAAA GAGTATGATGAGTTGGTGGAGATGCAGGTCAAGCTGGAGGAGAAGCTGCAAGAGCTGGAGGCAAATCCACCCAG TGATGTTTACCTGTCATCCAGGGATCGGCAGATCCTCGACTGGCACTTTGCCAACTTGGAGTTTGCCAACGCTACGCCTCTTTCCACCCTTTCGCTCAAGCATTGGGATCAG GATGATGACTTTGAGTTCACTGGCAGCCACCTGACAGTAAGGAATGGTTACTCTTGTGTTCCCGTGGCCCTGGCTGAAGGCTTGGACATCAAACTAAACACAGCAGTGCGGCAGGTCCGATATACAGCCTCTG GCTGTGAGGTGATAGCCGTCAACACTCGCTCCACCACTCAGACTTTCATATACAAGTGTGATGCTGTGCTGTGCACCTTGCCTCTCGGCGTGTTGAAGCAGCAACCCCCTGCTGTGCAGTTTGTTCCCCCACTGCCTGAGTGGAAAACGTCGGCTATACAGAGGATGGGCTTTGGCAACCTCAATAAG GTGGTGTTGTGTTTTGACCGAGTGTTCTGGGATCCCAGCGTCAACCTGTTTGGTCATGTCGGCTCCACCACGGCAAGTCGGGGCGAACTCTTCCTCTTCTGGAACCTCTACAAAG CCCCAATCCTGCTGGCTCTGATGGCCGGTGAGGCCGCTGGCATCATGGAGAACATCAGTGATGACGTGATTGTGGGACGCTGCCTGGCCATTCTCAAAGGAATATTCGGAAGCAGCGCTGTACCTCAG CCAAAGGAAACTGTGGTCACTCGTTGGCGTGCAGACCCCTGGGCCCGGGGCTCCTACTCGTACGTCGCAGCAGGTTCTTCGGGTAACGACTATGACCTTATGGCACAACCCATCACACCTGGCCCTGCTATACCAGGAGCCTCACAG CCTGTCCCTCGTCTGTTCTTTTCGGGGGAGCACACAATCAGGAATTACCCCGCTACAGTTCACGGTGCCCTGCTCAGCGGGCTCCGTGAGGCAGGACGCATTGCAGATCAGTTCCTGGGTGCCATGTACACACTTCCCCGACAGGCCACTCCCACAGCTGCCAGCAACCCTCAGCAGGCTCAGCCCACTCCCAGTGTCTGA